The following are encoded in a window of Panicum virgatum strain AP13 chromosome 5N, P.virgatum_v5, whole genome shotgun sequence genomic DNA:
- the LOC120672879 gene encoding DNA gyrase subunit B, chloroplastic/mitochondrial isoform X2: MALLLRSPPPPPHIRALLLRLLSTGAGPLPSRMLPSLSSAAAAPRFLFGPRVAAAPRRSGVPVRAFMASTAASEAMQEKRVAGEYTAANVQVLEALDGVRTRPGMYIGSTGPRGLHHLVYEILDNAVDEAQAGHASKINVVLHDDNSVSVTDNGRGIPTDMHPQTKKSCVETVLTLMHAGGKFGGSKSGYSVSGGLHGVGLSVVNALSEALEVTVWRDGKEYKQHYSRGKPITTLTSITLSGETSSRQGTRIRFWPDKDIFTTTISFDFNTISSRIRELAFLNPELTITLTKEEGHTEVQHNEYCYAGGLVEYVKWLNTDKKPLHDPIAFRKELDGITVDVSLQWCSDSYSDTVLGYANSIRTIDGGTHIDGLKASLTRTINNLAKKSKTIKDKDITLSGEHVREGMTCIISVKVPSPEFEGQTKTRLGNPEVRRIVEQSVQENLTEYLELHPDVLDSILSKSLNALKAALAAKRARELVRTKSVLKSSSLPGKLADCASTNPEESEIFIVEGDSAGGSAKQGRDRRFQAILPLRGKILNIERRDEAALYKNEEIQNLILALGLGVKGEDFKKEALRYHKIVILTDADVDGAHIRTLLLTFFFRYQRALFDEGCIYVGVPPLYKVERGKQAHYCYDDADLKEIVNTFPANASYHIQRFKGTPVHFIPSCIILTR, translated from the exons ATGGCGCTCCTCCTCCggtcgccccctccccctccccacattcgcgcgctcctcctccgtctcctctccaccggcgccggccccctcccctcccgcatGCTCCCCTCgctgagctccgccgccgccgcccctcggtTCCTGTTTGGGCCAAG GGTtgcggcggctccgcggcggagtGGGGTCCCGGTGCGGGCGTTCATGGcttccacggcggcgtccgAGGCGATGCAGGAGAAGCGCGTGGCAGGGGAGTACACCGCCGCCAACGTCCAG GTCTTAGAAGCATTAGATGGAGTTCGCACAAGACCTGGTATGTACATTGGGAGCACAGGACCACGTGGATTGCATCATCTG GTTTATGAAATCTTGGATAATGCTGTGGATGAAGCTCAAGCGGGGCATGCCTCGAAGATTAATGTAGTCCTTCATGATGACAATTCAGTTAGTGTAACAGACAATGGCCGTGGG ATTCCTACAGACATGCACCCCCAGACGAAGAAATCTTGTGTGGAGACTGTCTTAACG TTAATGCACGCTGGTGGCAAATTTGGAGGTTCAAAGAGTGGTTACAGTGTCTCTGGAGGGCTACATGGTGTTGGCCTGTCGGTGGTTAATGCTTTGTCAGAG GCACTAGAGGTTACTGTTTGGCGTGATGGGAAGGAATACAAACAACACTATTCTCGGGGGAAACCAATCACAACGCTAACTAGTATCACACTGTCCGGTGAAACAAGTTCTCGCCAAGGAACACGCATAAGATTTTGGCCTGATAAAGATA TATTTACCACCACGATCAGTTTTGACTTCAATACAATCTCTAGTCGCATCCGAGAGCTTGCCTTTCTAAATCCTGAG CTGACAATAACCTTGACTAAGGAAGAAGGGCACACAGAGGTTCAACATAATGAATACTGTTATGCTGGTGGCCTTGTTGAGTACGTTAAATGGTTGAATACTGATAAG AAACCCCTACATGACCCGATTGCGTTCAGAAAGGAGTTGGACGGTATTACAGTGGATGTCTCCCTTCAATG GTGCTCTGATTCCTACTCTGATACAGTGCTAGGATATGCAAACAGTATCCGAACTATTGACGGTGGTACTCATATTGATGGTCTGAAGGCTTCATTGACTAGAACAATTAATAACCTCGCAAAGAAGTCGAAGACTATTAAG GATAAGGATATTACCTTGAGTGGGGAGCATGTAAGAGAAGGAATGACATGCATCATTTCAGTGAAGGTCCCTAGTCCAGAATTTGAAGGTCAAACGAAG ACAAGGTTGGGAAATCCAGAAGTACGGAGAATAGTTGAACAATCTGTTCAAGAAAACTTAACAGAGTACTTAGAGCTCCATCCAGATGTTCTCGATTCAATCCTATCAAAGTCCCTTAATGCTCTCAAG GCTGCATTAGCAGCCAAGAGAGCCAGAGAATTAGTGAGGACAAAAAGCGTCTTGAAATCTTCATCGCTCCCTGGAAAACTAGCTGATTGTGCATCAACGAATCCTGAAGAATCTG AAATCTTCATCGTCGAAGGTGATTCTGCAGGCGGTAGTGCAAAGCAAGGGCGGGATAGGAGATTTCAG GCTATTCTGCCTCTAAGGGGTAAAATTCTCAACATTGAAAGAAGGGATGAAGCTGCCTTGTACAAGAATGAAGAGATCCAAAATCTTATCCTTGCTCTTGGATTAGGAGTGAAG GGTGAGGATTTTAAGAAGGAAGCTCTTCGGTATCATAAGATAGTTATACTTACTGATGCCGATGTTGATGGTGCACATATCCGGACTCTCCTCCTTACTTTCTTCTTCAGATATCAG AGAGCACTATTTGATGAAGGTTGCATCTACGTTGGTGTACCTCCTCTTTATAAG GTTGAACGTGGGAAACAAGCACATTATTGCTATGATGATGCTGATCTTAAGGAGATTGTTAACACCTTCCCTGCAAATGCATCATATCATATCCAGAGGTTTAAAGGTACACCAGTACATTTTATTCCCTCCTGTATCATCCTGACGAGATAG
- the LOC120672879 gene encoding DNA gyrase subunit B, chloroplastic/mitochondrial isoform X1 — MALLLRSPPPPPHIRALLLRLLSTGAGPLPSRMLPSLSSAAAAPRFLFGPRVAAAPRRSGVPVRAFMASTAASEAMQEKRVAGEYTAANVQVLEALDGVRTRPGMYIGSTGPRGLHHLVYEILDNAVDEAQAGHASKINVVLHDDNSVSVTDNGRGIPTDMHPQTKKSCVETVLTLMHAGGKFGGSKSGYSVSGGLHGVGLSVVNALSEALEVTVWRDGKEYKQHYSRGKPITTLTSITLSGETSSRQGTRIRFWPDKDIFTTTISFDFNTISSRIRELAFLNPELTITLTKEEGHTEVQHNEYCYAGGLVEYVKWLNTDKKPLHDPIAFRKELDGITVDVSLQWCSDSYSDTVLGYANSIRTIDGGTHIDGLKASLTRTINNLAKKSKTIKDKDITLSGEHVREGMTCIISVKVPSPEFEGQTKTRLGNPEVRRIVEQSVQENLTEYLELHPDVLDSILSKSLNALKAALAAKRARELVRTKSVLKSSSLPGKLADCASTNPEESEIFIVEGDSAGGSAKQGRDRRFQAILPLRGKILNIERRDEAALYKNEEIQNLILALGLGVKGEDFKKEALRYHKIVILTDADVDGAHIRTLLLTFFFRYQRALFDEGCIYVGVPPLYKVERGKQAHYCYDDADLKEIVNTFPANASYHIQRFKGLGEMMPAQLWETTMDPERRLLKQLKVDDAAEANVVFSSLMGTRVEYRKQLIQNAASSIKLDQLDI; from the exons ATGGCGCTCCTCCTCCggtcgccccctccccctccccacattcgcgcgctcctcctccgtctcctctccaccggcgccggccccctcccctcccgcatGCTCCCCTCgctgagctccgccgccgccgcccctcggtTCCTGTTTGGGCCAAG GGTtgcggcggctccgcggcggagtGGGGTCCCGGTGCGGGCGTTCATGGcttccacggcggcgtccgAGGCGATGCAGGAGAAGCGCGTGGCAGGGGAGTACACCGCCGCCAACGTCCAG GTCTTAGAAGCATTAGATGGAGTTCGCACAAGACCTGGTATGTACATTGGGAGCACAGGACCACGTGGATTGCATCATCTG GTTTATGAAATCTTGGATAATGCTGTGGATGAAGCTCAAGCGGGGCATGCCTCGAAGATTAATGTAGTCCTTCATGATGACAATTCAGTTAGTGTAACAGACAATGGCCGTGGG ATTCCTACAGACATGCACCCCCAGACGAAGAAATCTTGTGTGGAGACTGTCTTAACG TTAATGCACGCTGGTGGCAAATTTGGAGGTTCAAAGAGTGGTTACAGTGTCTCTGGAGGGCTACATGGTGTTGGCCTGTCGGTGGTTAATGCTTTGTCAGAG GCACTAGAGGTTACTGTTTGGCGTGATGGGAAGGAATACAAACAACACTATTCTCGGGGGAAACCAATCACAACGCTAACTAGTATCACACTGTCCGGTGAAACAAGTTCTCGCCAAGGAACACGCATAAGATTTTGGCCTGATAAAGATA TATTTACCACCACGATCAGTTTTGACTTCAATACAATCTCTAGTCGCATCCGAGAGCTTGCCTTTCTAAATCCTGAG CTGACAATAACCTTGACTAAGGAAGAAGGGCACACAGAGGTTCAACATAATGAATACTGTTATGCTGGTGGCCTTGTTGAGTACGTTAAATGGTTGAATACTGATAAG AAACCCCTACATGACCCGATTGCGTTCAGAAAGGAGTTGGACGGTATTACAGTGGATGTCTCCCTTCAATG GTGCTCTGATTCCTACTCTGATACAGTGCTAGGATATGCAAACAGTATCCGAACTATTGACGGTGGTACTCATATTGATGGTCTGAAGGCTTCATTGACTAGAACAATTAATAACCTCGCAAAGAAGTCGAAGACTATTAAG GATAAGGATATTACCTTGAGTGGGGAGCATGTAAGAGAAGGAATGACATGCATCATTTCAGTGAAGGTCCCTAGTCCAGAATTTGAAGGTCAAACGAAG ACAAGGTTGGGAAATCCAGAAGTACGGAGAATAGTTGAACAATCTGTTCAAGAAAACTTAACAGAGTACTTAGAGCTCCATCCAGATGTTCTCGATTCAATCCTATCAAAGTCCCTTAATGCTCTCAAG GCTGCATTAGCAGCCAAGAGAGCCAGAGAATTAGTGAGGACAAAAAGCGTCTTGAAATCTTCATCGCTCCCTGGAAAACTAGCTGATTGTGCATCAACGAATCCTGAAGAATCTG AAATCTTCATCGTCGAAGGTGATTCTGCAGGCGGTAGTGCAAAGCAAGGGCGGGATAGGAGATTTCAG GCTATTCTGCCTCTAAGGGGTAAAATTCTCAACATTGAAAGAAGGGATGAAGCTGCCTTGTACAAGAATGAAGAGATCCAAAATCTTATCCTTGCTCTTGGATTAGGAGTGAAG GGTGAGGATTTTAAGAAGGAAGCTCTTCGGTATCATAAGATAGTTATACTTACTGATGCCGATGTTGATGGTGCACATATCCGGACTCTCCTCCTTACTTTCTTCTTCAGATATCAG AGAGCACTATTTGATGAAGGTTGCATCTACGTTGGTGTACCTCCTCTTTATAAG GTTGAACGTGGGAAACAAGCACATTATTGCTATGATGATGCTGATCTTAAGGAGATTGTTAACACCTTCCCTGCAAATGCATCATATCATATCCAGAGGTTTAAAG GTTTGGGTGAGATGATGCCTGCTCAATTATGGGAAACTACAATGGATCCAGAGAGGCGGCTCTTAAAGCAGCTTAAGGTTGACGATGCTGCTGAGGCCAATGTTGTCTTCTCATCACTTATGGGTACCCGG GTTGAATATAGGAAGCAACTGATCCAGAATGCTGCAAGCTCGATCAAACTAGATCAACTTGACATTTGA
- the LOC120674585 gene encoding sulfoquinovosidase-like, with protein MSISDQPIGLDRAEHRRILLSVLPRAPSPTAVAMASPAPPKTAKKHHARLNNPFPRAVPAAAIRNGDAAPRLSFAPASKLAHAHDSPVGTRFRLRWDPSLGGQASLSRVPPGGGGDARRAMLESVPGVAFLSAANAATEADECRGSFALRDGRARLVPHRQHVDKIRAFYRCDAEAGAGLLRGAAFQASDATRFPVLVITGLLSAKPSSPASCSCCGQRAGRRAAGRPALSARYWILLEEKTDTQVAFSVKIGDYQWTCARADPAKSPPATATATTTPRIHRPSLRLRLSARVQRATSKKTRLAPSREEASALLPPEPERAEARPEEFNRVFLTYASSRDERFYGFGEQFSRVEFKGKRVPVLVQEQGIGRGDQPITFAANLVSYRSGGNWSTTYAPSPFYMTSKMRSLYLEGYDYSIFDLTKPDRVQIQIYGNSVQGRILDGDSPTQLLTSYTESTGRPPVLPRWITSGAIVGMQGGTDTVRRVWNQLQDYDVPVSAFWLQDWVGQRKTAIGSQLWWNWEVDDAHYQGWRDLVDDLRRSGIRTMTYCNPCLVPMDQKPNTKRHLFEEAKKLGILVKDEAGEPYMMPNTAFDVAMLDFTNPEAHAWFKKILRGMVDDGVSGWMADFGEGLPLDARLHSGEDPIAAHNRYPEMWARVNREFADEWRSGSVAAAAAAEEDGDGLVFFVRSGFRESSRWAMLFWEGDQMVSWQANDGIKSSVVGLLSGGLSGFPLNHSDAGGYCTVDLPPLLRYRRGEELLLRWMEVNAFTVVFRTHEGNKPASNCQFYSSGRTLTHFARCAKLYKAWEFYRAELVGEAAATGLPVARHLFLHYPADERVQAMTYQQFLVGTEMLVVPVLDKGRSAVTAYFPAGAGAWRHVWTGDEYGATAHGGFEAEVQAPVGYPAVFVRAGSPVGDRFLSNLRGLKVL; from the exons ATGTCCATTAGCGATCAG CCAATCGGCTTGGACCGAGCAGAGCACCGGCGGATCCTCCTCTCCGTTCTCCCGCGCGCGCCATCACCCACCGCCGTTGCCATGGCGTCCCCGGCGCCTCCCAAGACCGCCAAGAAGCACCACGCGCGCCTCAACAACCCGTTCCCTcgcgccgtccccgccgccgccatccgaaATGGCGACGCCGCCCCGCGCCTCTCTTTCGCCCCGGCCTCCAAGCTCGCCCACGCGCACGACTCCCCCGTCGGGACCCGGTTCCGCCTCCGCTGGGACCCGTCCCTCGGCGGCCAGGCGTCTCTGTCCAGGGTgccgccaggcggcggcggcgacgcgcgccgcGCGATGTTGGAGAGCGTCCCCGGCGTCGCGTTCCTCTCCGCGGCCAACGCCGCCACCGAGGCCGACGAGTGCCGCGGCTCCTTCGCGCTCCGCGACGGCCGCGCCCGCCTCGTCCCCCACCGCCAGCACGTCGACAAGATCAGGGCCTTCTACCGCTGCGACgccgaggccggcgccggcctgCTGCGCGGCGCCGCGTTCCAGGCGTCCGACGCGACGCGGTTCCCGGTGCTGGTGATCACCGGGCTGCTGTCAGCCAAGCCGTCCTCGCCCGCGTCGTGCAGCTGCTGCGGgcagcgcgccggccgccgcgccgcggggaGGCCGGCGCTCTCGGCGCGGTACTGGATCCTCCTCGAGGAGAAGACCGACACGCAGGTCGCGTTCAGCGTCAAGATCGGCGACTACCAATGGACCTGCGCGCGCGCGGACCCTGCCAAGTCgcccccggcgacggcgacggcgaccacgACCCCGAGGATCCACCGGCCCAGCCTTCGCCTTCGTCTGTCCGCGCGCGTCCAGCGAGCCACCAGCAAGAAGACGAGGCTGGCCCCGAGCCGCGAGGAAGCTTCGGCGCTCctgccgccggagccggagagGGCGGAGGCGCGGCCGGAGGAGTTCAACCGCGTGTTCCTGACGTACGCGAGCAGCCGCGACGAGCGGTTCTACGGGTTCGGCGAGCAGTTCAGCCGCGTGGAGTTCAAGGGGAAGCGCGTGCCGGTGCTGGTGCAGGAGCAGGGGATCGGCAGGGGAGACCAGCCCATCACGTTCGCCGCCAACCTCGTCAGCTACAG GTCAGGAGGAAACTGGAGTACCACATATGCCCCTTCTCCCTTCTACATGACCTCAAAGATGAGATCTTTATACCTTGAAGGATACGACTACTCCATTTTCGACCTGACGAAACCTGACAGAGTACAGATTCAG ATTTATGGGAATTCTGTTCAAGGACGAATACTAGACGGTGATTCACCAACCCAACTCCTCACCAGCTACACGGAGTCAACTGGAAGGCCACCTGTTCTTCCCAGGTGGATCACATCTGGTGCCATCGTCGGCATGCAGGGCGGCACAGACACCGTTCGCAGGGTTTGGAACCAGCTGCAGGACTACGATGTCCCAGTTTCAGCATTCTGGCTACAG GACTGGGTTGGCCAGAGGAAGACGGCAATTGGGTCTCAGCTCTGGTGGAACTGGGAGGTTGATGATGCTCATTACCAAGGATGGAGGGATCTAGTAGACGACCTTCGACGCAGCGGCATTAGGACGATGACTTACTGCAACCCTTGCCTTGTACCG atggatcagaaGCCGAACACGAAGAGGCACCTGTTCGAGGAGGCCAAGAAGCTGGGCATCCTGGTCAAGGATGAGGCCGGCGAGCCGTACATGATGCCCAACACGGCGTTCGACGTCGCGATGCTCGACTTCACCAACCCGGAGGCGCACGCGTGGTTCAAGAAGATCCTGCGGGGCATGGTGGACGACGGCGTGAGCGGCTGGATGGCCGACTTCGGCGAGGGCCTCCCGCTGGACGCGCGGCTGCACTCCGGCGAGGACCCCATCGCCGCGCACAACCGGTACCCGGAGATGTGGGCGCGCGTCAACCGCGAGTTCGCCGACGAGTGGCGATCCGGCagcgtcgccgcggcggcggcagcggaggaggacggcgacggcCTGGTGTTCTTCGTGCGGTCGGGGTTCCGGGAGAGCTCCCGGTGGGCGATGCTGTTCTGGGAGGGCGACCAGATGGTGAGCTGGCAGGCGAACGACGGCATCAAGAGCAGCGTGGTCGGGCTCCTCAGCGGCGGCCTCTCCGGGTTCCCGCTCAACCACAGCGACGCCGGCGGCTACTGCACGGTGGACCTGCCGCCGCTCCTGCGCTaccgccgcggcgaggagctCCTCCTGCGGTGGATGGAGGTGAACGCCTTCACCGTCGTCTTCCGCACCCACGAGGGTAACAAGCCGGCCTCCAACTGCCAATTCTACTCCAGCGGCCGAACGCTCACGCACTTCGCGCGCTGCGCCAAGCTCTACAAGGCCTGGGAATTCTACCGGGCGGAGCTcgtcggggaggcggcggcgaccgggctCCCCGTGGCGCGCCACCTGTTCCTGCACTACCCGGCCGACGAGCGCGTGCAAGCGATGACGTACCAGCAGTTCCTCGTCGGGACGGAGATGCTGGTGGTGCCGGTCCTGGACAAGGGCCGGAGCGCGGTGACCGCCTACTtcccggccggcgccggcgcgtggAGGCACGTCTGGACCGGCGACGAGTACGGTGCCACGGCGCATGGTGGGTTCGAGGCCGAGGTCCAGGCCCCGGTGGGGTACCCGGCCGTGTTCGTGAGGGCTGGATCGCCGGTCGGCGACAGATTCTTAAGCAACTTGAGAGGTCTCAAGGTGCTGTGA